The Fructilactobacillus myrtifloralis genome contains a region encoding:
- a CDS encoding type 1 glutamine amidotransferase domain-containing protein, with product MTKKILVVETNVANFAGTNHLTGLWLGESAEFVATVQAAGLAVDYVSPNGGYVPLDPRSMKPNYVDDNTLRTYLTHDYQTRALANTLKTNQVNPDDYVALYFTGGHGVMFDFPNNLELQALVKTVYGNGGYLCTVCHGIAGLLNVKLADGNYLIAGKKVTGFTTSEELLSGNSKRVPFLNEKVATSHGAQFVKERPFKSFAVQDGQLITGQNPASPQAVADQLLTNLQA from the coding sequence ATGACAAAAAAGATTTTGGTGGTTGAAACAAACGTGGCTAATTTTGCCGGGACGAATCATCTAACTGGGTTATGGTTAGGCGAGTCAGCAGAATTTGTTGCCACGGTACAAGCCGCGGGGCTAGCAGTCGATTATGTTAGTCCTAACGGGGGTTACGTACCGTTGGATCCGCGGAGCATGAAGCCCAATTACGTTGATGACAATACGTTACGGACGTACTTAACGCATGATTATCAAACGCGAGCGTTGGCCAATACTTTAAAGACCAACCAGGTTAATCCGGATGATTATGTGGCGCTGTACTTTACCGGTGGTCACGGGGTGATGTTTGATTTTCCTAATAATCTGGAATTACAGGCACTGGTGAAAACGGTTTATGGCAATGGTGGCTACCTTTGCACGGTTTGCCACGGGATTGCCGGTCTTTTGAACGTTAAGCTAGCGGATGGTAACTACCTAATTGCCGGAAAAAAGGTTACGGGCTTTACGACCAGTGAAGAATTACTGAGCGGGAATTCAAAACGAGTGCCGTTTTTAAACGAAAAAGTAGCAACTAGTCACGGGGCCCAGTTTGTCAAGGAACGACCGTTTAAGAGTTTCGCGGTGCAGGATGGTCAGTTAATTACGGGCCAAAATCCGGCGTCACCACAGGCAGTTGCCGACCAGTTATTAACTAATCTCCAGGCGTAG
- a CDS encoding ArgE/DapE family deacylase, with translation MNPTEKIQLLADLVAIQSVNDHEAEVADYLSQVFAKHDIATHQIEYAPGRANLVAEIGQGNPVTVFSGHADVVAAGGDWDTDPFVLTEKNGKLYGRGACDMKSSLAAMVIAMIDLKESQTPLPGTVRFLLTVGEEVGEYGAEQLTNQGYMDDATALIIGEPTGYQICYAHKGSLDVQIEAKGKVAHSSMPQLGNNAVQNLLELLTIINQRMSQVHATDPATGDFLFNFTVLSGGDQVNSIPGTATVALNARTIDEFDNAAVLDTIQSAVNQLQHQASKYQFDVRVLMNLPPVDGQAENQLVKRGQQVGEQVSGHPISTFGGTYTTDAAKFLVNQAADFPFMIFGPGNQSLHSANEYIDKQMYFNFIDIYRQLMLNNGVTTNH, from the coding sequence ATGAACCCAACCGAAAAAATTCAACTGCTGGCGGACTTAGTTGCCATTCAATCCGTCAACGATCACGAAGCGGAGGTCGCCGACTACCTCAGCCAGGTGTTTGCCAAGCACGACATCGCGACCCACCAAATTGAATATGCACCTGGGCGTGCCAATCTGGTGGCGGAAATTGGTCAGGGAAACCCGGTCACCGTTTTTAGTGGCCATGCCGACGTGGTTGCCGCGGGCGGCGACTGGGATACCGATCCATTCGTCCTTACCGAAAAGAATGGCAAACTGTATGGCCGAGGCGCTTGCGATATGAAAAGCAGTCTGGCTGCCATGGTAATCGCCATGATTGACCTTAAAGAGAGTCAGACTCCCCTTCCCGGAACCGTGCGGTTTCTCCTAACGGTTGGTGAAGAAGTCGGTGAATACGGTGCCGAACAGCTCACCAACCAGGGATATATGGACGATGCCACGGCTCTAATCATTGGTGAACCAACTGGCTACCAAATTTGCTATGCGCACAAGGGCTCGCTTGATGTCCAGATTGAAGCCAAGGGCAAGGTGGCTCACAGTTCAATGCCGCAGCTTGGCAATAATGCCGTCCAGAACTTGTTGGAGCTCCTCACAATTATTAACCAACGAATGAGCCAGGTCCACGCCACTGATCCCGCTACTGGCGACTTTTTATTTAATTTTACGGTGTTAAGCGGTGGTGACCAGGTTAATTCCATTCCAGGAACGGCAACGGTCGCTTTAAACGCCCGCACCATCGATGAATTTGATAATGCTGCCGTCCTCGACACCATTCAAAGCGCTGTAAACCAGTTGCAGCACCAAGCTTCGAAGTATCAATTTGACGTACGGGTACTCATGAACTTGCCCCCTGTCGATGGTCAAGCTGAAAATCAACTGGTAAAACGTGGTCAGCAAGTCGGAGAACAGGTTTCGGGACACCCGATTTCAACCTTTGGCGGAACCTATACGACAGATGCCGCCAAATTCTTAGTTAATCAAGCGGCGGACTTCCCCTTTATGATCTTTGGACCCGGCAATCAATCCTTACACAGTGCAAATGAGTACATCGATAAACAAATGTACTTCAACTTCATCGACATTTACCGACAGCTGATGCTTAACAATGGCGTTACCACTAACCACTAA
- a CDS encoding LPXTG cell wall anchor domain-containing protein, whose product MSESAIISTSDSAAKSTSISDASVSASGSTSAASRSTSASTSASISGSISSSIVNDNNAANNGNAGNNGNTGTNGNMNPTQSNNGNVAGGNGFAPVIGNGALAGLAAVNGNAIIPGLVGAAVQQLATNNNGGNNQNNAGNANAANANANAQANANAANANANNQNASRKTKHKKHSSKTKVKDFANKQRMNQKQHKNTNYAEPIAFALAGFGILGLLLFLLFKRNKDNDDNSRN is encoded by the coding sequence ATGAGTGAATCAGCTATCATTAGTACGTCTGATTCAGCAGCCAAATCGACTAGCATCTCAGACGCAAGTGTGAGTGCTTCAGGTTCAACTAGTGCTGCTTCTCGGAGTACAAGTGCTTCAACCTCTGCAAGTATTTCCGGTTCAATTAGTAGTTCAATTGTTAACGACAACAATGCTGCTAACAATGGAAATGCTGGGAATAACGGAAATACCGGAACTAACGGTAATATGAATCCAACGCAATCAAACAACGGCAACGTTGCTGGTGGTAACGGATTTGCACCGGTAATTGGGAACGGAGCCTTAGCAGGTCTCGCAGCCGTTAATGGAAATGCCATTATTCCAGGCTTGGTTGGTGCAGCTGTGCAACAGTTGGCTACGAATAACAACGGTGGTAATAACCAGAATAATGCTGGCAATGCCAACGCTGCGAACGCAAATGCTAACGCACAAGCCAATGCTAATGCGGCGAACGCGAATGCAAATAATCAAAATGCGAGTCGGAAGACTAAGCACAAGAAGCATTCGTCGAAGACGAAGGTTAAGGACTTTGCTAACAAGCAAAGAATGAACCAAAAGCAACACAAGAACACTAATTATGCAGAACCAATCGCCTTTGCCTTGGCAGGGTTCGGAATTCTTGGATTGTTGTTGTTCTTGCTCTTCAAACGGAACAAGGATAATGACGATAATTCTCGAAACTAA